The segment GTGAGTTTGACATTGTGTACATGACTCAAAAAGCATTTAAGGGTCAAGCCTTGACCGATCACTTTGCTGAAAACGAAGTAGATGAAGGATATGAGTTGATCAGAACATATTTCCCTAATGAAGTAGTATTATTTATAAGGGACGATATATCAATATCATATCTGGGGTGGAGAATGTTCTTTGATGGAGTAGTGAACTCTAGAGAATCAGGAATTGGAGCAGTGTTGATATCTGAATCGGGGCAACATTTTCCAGCAACAGCTAGCTTAGATTTCTATAAACTAATAACATGGATGAGTACGAAGCTTGTATTCTTCGAATCAGAATGGCTTTGGACATGAATGATCAAGAATTACTGATAATTGGTGATTCAGACTTGTTAATTCAACAAGTTTAAGGAGAATGTGCCGTGAAGAATCTGAAATCTTACCTTACGTACAACTGgtactgaggttatgtaaaagaTTTAGAAAGACCGAGTTCAGACATACCCCGAGAATGCATAATGAGTTTGCTGATGCCTTCGCAACCATATCATCCATGATACAACATCCTGAAAAAGTTACATTTTCCCACTTGAGATAGGTTTAAAAGAACAACCAACACATTATTTACATCTGGAAGAGGAATCAGATGGAAATCCATGGTATATCAATGTGAAAAGGTGCTAAGAAGCTGCTGAATACCCCAAAAAAGCAACAAGTAGCCAAAATAAAACAATCcggaaaataaaaaaacaacttcTTTTTGAATGGAGAGGTTCTTTATAGGAAGAGTCCTAATCTGGGATTACTGGGATATGTGGATGTTGCAGAAGCCACAAAATTGCTTGAAGAATTGCATGTTGGAGTGTGTGGAACGCACATGGATGAGTTTACATTATCAAAGAAAATCTTAAGGATGGAATACTTTTGGATGACTATGGAAAATGATTGTGGCTGATTTGGCTAAAGATGTCATAAATGCCAGGTACAAGGAGATCTGATCAAAGTACCACCCCTCGAGCTTAATGTGACGAGTTCCCCTTGGCCATTTGCAGCCTAGGGCATGGATGTTATTGAACCGATTGAGCATGCTGCCTCCAATGGTCATAGGTACGTTTTGGTCGCCATTGATTACTTCACAGAGTGGGCCAAAGATGCTTCCTACAAAGCTGTAAGAAGAAAGTTTTAGCCGATTTTTTTCACCATAATTTGATATGTCGTTTTGGAGTTCCTGATTATATCATTAAAGACAGTAGAacaaatctcaacagtcactTGATGAAATAGATATGTGAACAATTCAAAATCACCCCCCGTAATTCAACTGCATATCGTCCTCAAATGAATGGAGTTGTGGAAGCTACCACTAAGAACATCAAGAGGATATTGAGAAAGATAATTGACAACTACAAATGTTGGCATGAAAATTTGCCTTATGCCTTGGTAGGTTATTGCACTACAATTCAAACCTCAACTGGAGCAACTCCATATCTATTAGTATACGGAACAGAGGCAGTGATTCCAACTGAAGTTGAGATACCATCTTTGAGGATTATTCAGAAATATGAATTGAGCGATGCCGAACGGATTCGTGATCAATATGAACAATGTACATTAACTGATGAGAAAAAATgagtattgtttgtcatggcCAATTGTATGAACAGAGAATGACTCGCACTTTCAACAAGAAAGTAAGAGTTCAAAAATTTGAGGTAGGCCAACTGGTGTTGAAATGCATTTTCCCTCATCAAGACGAATACAAAGGAAAATTTGCACCTAACTGGCAAGGACCGTATGTTGTCCATAAAGTAATATCAAGAGGAGCTTTGGTCCTAGCAGAGATGGATGGACGGGTGTGGCGCGAATCTATCAATTTGGATGCCGTCAAAATTTACTACATTGAAAATGATACTCCTTTCCATTATTTCCTTGTAAATGTAGTTTGCTTGTAATCGTTGTCGCATTATGTTTTGAAGTATTCTCTTTGTACTTGAACTATgtttgacctgaattctcaagaatgagatacatcGTCTGCCTATGTCAGCCTCGGTTATTTCCTTATCAAAGTTTCTTATTTATGTTAACCCTCGATAGTGGAACTACGTtagacctgattcctgcctcaacggaaTGCGTAGGCATCAGGTCATATTCTCATAAGATTTCCATTTCCCTTTATAATGGAATTCATAATGGAAAGAAGAGTTATTTCTTACATACAAGGGTAAAATATCATGTCGAAATGTGCAATTACGaaattatttcaagaaaatctcaaaaaattgaaacataTCATGACTTCCATTATTATCATCAGATTTGTTTTAAGACATCTAACTGGGACATAATTTTTTAGaaggatctcaaaaattacaTCAACGGTACTCAGAATATCAAAATTAGTTTCAAGTGCCTCAACGTTGCATACTCTTTACGGAGTTCTAAAGTCGCCTGCAAGCTATCTATCTTGACAAAATTTGAGACAAAGGGTTTTGTTCGTGCCGTGATGTCGTGACATTTAATTGGCAgagattttctttaaaactatttttctaaaaaacttaTTAGATAGAAAATGTTTTTATAGGATCTTGTCTTTTTTCGTAGGATTAATCAAACTTCGAAAGATAACGAGACAAGGAGCTTTGAGACTTGAAGATATCTACGCAGATTGTtccaaaactattttttttggatgCAGGGTATGATAAGATCATCAAAGATATCATATTTATCAACCAACTATTTCGGGAGAACCTATCAGCAAATATTTGATAATTAGTAAAACACCTCTGCTTAACCAAAGAGTACGACATTCATAGTCCTATCCATACTATTCAAATTGTCGAGAGGATCATTCATATCAAACTACCAAGAGGGTCATTCATGTTTAAAATACCAAGAGGGTCATTCTTACTCAAATGGCAGAGAGGGCCATTCATATCGAACTGCCTAGATgactattcatattttaattgcCAAGAGGGCCATTGCATATTTTAATTGCCAAGAGGGtcatttcataatttaattgcCAAGAGGGCCATTGATGTTCAAATTTTCGAGAGGGCTCATATCAAACTTCCAAGAGGGCCATTCATGTTCAAATTGCCGAGAGGGTCATTATATCAAACTGTCAAGAGGGCCATTTATGTTCAAATTTCCAAGAGGGCCACTCATACTAAAATTGACAAGAGAATCATTCATATAAAACTGCCAAGAAAGCTATTGCATATTTTAATAGACAAGAGGGTCATTCATACTCAAATTGTCGAAAGGGCCATTCACATTCAAACCGCCGAGAGCTCCATCCATATTTAAATTGCCGAGAGGGCCATTGCATGCTCAAATTTCCTAGAGGCACATAATATTCAAAAGCCAAGAGGGtcattcatattaaatttcCAAGAGggacattatattcaaaatccAAAAGGGTTATTCATATTCAATTGTCAATAGGGTCATTACACTCAAACCGCTAAGAGAGCTATCAATATTTAAATTTCCGAGAGGGctattcattttcaaatttccGAAAGGTCCATCATATTCAAATTGCCGAGAGGGTCATTGCATATTGAAACGCTGAGAGGTCTATTGCACATTCATACCTTCAAGAGAACATCAACATATCACATCAGTCTAATTTATTGACTTCAATATCAGAACTAGAGTACAATGaagaattttattaaaataagagatacgagttttatttgttttacgtCAAAATGAAGTTACCCGTCGTTAAATATTCAAGGAAAGCAATTAGGGGTTAAAATGGTAAAAGGCACTCTCtctttatttgaattatattttacacTAATGAGTtctatctcagtctttgtcaaGAGCATCCAAGAGGATGAATTCTCAAACCAAATCACAGGTACGGACGACATCAAAagggatgcagcacaacgtgaaactttttcttagcagcgaactaaGACGTAGTCTAAAGAGaagtgtcaaactcttaggacgcgagttAAGGAACGATTTCTACCACAATCAAGCCATACCCCTATCAAAGGCatgtgtgtttttctttttgtttatcaGTTCTAATTTTGCATCTGGGAAACTTCTAGCTCTCATCGGAGGCAACTTTCGAATCTGAGTGACAGTGCACCAAGAGTTTTAGGAATTATGTCCATGTAGTTCTTAATTATTGGTGTGAAGCGCTCCACATTAATGTCTAAGAGGTTGCAAGCCTCTTTTTCCAAACTCAACTTACTTGTCACTCTTCCAGATAtgaaggttatctagcataatagatttcatTTTCAACCAATCGAGTCGAACTATAAACATCCAGCTTCCTAAGGTTTAAGGAAATGTAGGGACGCTCAATATTGAAAATTCGGTTGTATTCAAACATCGTCTCTCAAATCTAATTCTCAAGCATTCCGATCCATCATAATTCTATATTGGGTTATCTTTTAAATTCTTTCATAATCGTGCGtcaaatcaaacatattgaactACAAGTTGTCTGaatctcatatagcctgagatgtGTAAGAAAACCCAATTCCACTGTTCGTCCATAATTCCTAAAGTTCGTGCCAAAATTGTTCATTTGCCTCGAATTTCTTTCATCAATCCAAGCCAAAGGAGGGACAACTGTTGACACCTAATTTTGACCCtccacaatataaattaatcatcgaGCCTCTTCAATTTTGaacgatttaaaataatttgtttaataaaatttaaataaataaataataatttgcaAGTTAATTTAAAcagtttatcatttttatatacattttcaaataatatatatactcaatataattagtatattttatgaatatccaaaatcatctcaaaaagtttattttatttaaatatccggttaattagtttagttataCAATATAACttctattttaaattacttAGTTTACATTTGAGATAAGTATTTTATTTCactaaaattaggaaaaatgaTCAAACTAGTCACAATCcctaacttaattagtaaaaacatctatactttaaaataattattgaaaatgtcaaaatgtcaatattttagaaaataatttgtatccaaattttatttctcaaaacagTCCAACTTTAAATCAAATTCTACCTCCATTATTCATTACACTTCTGCTTTAGtaccattaaatttatttttcatctttcacttttcaattttttttctctttcatcaaCTTTTCAGTTTTCACCATTCACAtcttcacttttcttttttttttctttcatcaaaatttcaCCATTATTCTCTTCATTGTTGAAGAACTAATTACTCAAGTTCGTAACAATTTTTTCAGATCTATCAATTAATCAAGAAATCTCTCAATTGATAAAGGTATTTTTGAATTCATCATTTGTTTtgccaaattttattttcaaaatcacacattatgttgaattttaggATTGTATGTATTGAGAAATTTCCAtcgtttttttaaatttttatatgagtGTGTTAACTtactcatcaaatatttatgtatttcagatttttagtatttaaaataatttttgtcaatatttttttatgatttatttttataattcagATTTAGTAGAATCCACATTAGCATTTAGGTATTGAGTTGTTTCGCAAAAGTATTTGAAAGTATTTTGAATGTTCTGTAGTTTGTAATCAAATCTATGTTTACAAAGTGATAAACTAAATACAAAcctatattttgattatttaaaattgtgaATGAATACGAAATCAAAAGTAAACTATTTGGTATAAACATATAAtgagcaaaataaaatacaaaactatTTGACTGGTGCAATTAGGATGAATACagatataatgaataaataattaaactgTATTTTGGCTATTTATAGTTGAGAATGAATAcgaaatcaaatataaatacgAAACTTTATTATATACATTAGGACGAATACgaaatcaaatctaaatataaattttatggtaTACATTAGGATTAGGATGAATATACATATAatgaatacataaataaattgtatttgGCTATTTATAGTTGAGAATGAATacgaaatcaaaatataataaaaaacattATGATATACATTAGGAAGAATAcgaaatcaaatatatatacaaattttatggTATACATTAGGACGAATACGGaatcaaatctaaatacaaactATTTGGTATACAAagtaatattgaaaataagacaaataaaatacatatgtaAGATGGATGAATACCTATATCATGAATACATGAGTATTCTATTCTGAATACTGAAAAAATTTCATAGAATGAGATATATataaacttcataaaatttcAGACATctttaaagataaattatgatttcataaCGTCAAAATATGCCTTAGTAGAATAAAGTgcttcaaaaaaattaagaaaattgaatattgaatttttagaaCAATGGTGATAGGCGTGTTTTTAAAAACATggtgaaagaagaagaaagtgatGGAAGTTGgtgtattttgataaattgtcaattagttctttgtttttgaatttttgtaactGATAAGACTTTTAAAcaattgtttctttttaatatttttctctcccCTTAATTTCTCATTTCTGTTTTTaacaattgtttattttttttgacattttaactaaatattaaaaatattgacaaTGAATTCtattaaatgtcaaaatattgagattttgaaaatttttccttaaaattaaaaagctcattaattagttatattaaATTCATCCTATTTAATTACTAGTCAAATTtactaatttaatcaatttgacTAAGTTCTTAATTTTGATTGGCTATAAGTGCAATTTAGTTGGCCATTTCATTCCTCTTTAACTCTCTTTCAAGACCAAGTTTTTGAATCCACTTACTCACCAAATCAGTAGTCGATTTAAAGCCCACCATCTTCCTCAAAACTTCTGCCTAGCATTACATTCATTAGCAAACATACAACAGCCAAAATTTGACTCCAATTCTCTTTAATACTAAACCCAAAACCCATTCTTCAACAAATCCTATTTAATGACTAGTCAAATTtactaatttaatcaatttgacTAAGTTCTTAATATTGATTGGCTATAAGTGCAATTCAGTTGGCCATTTCATTCCTCTTAAACTCTCTTTCAATACCAAGTTTTTGGATCCACTTACTCACCAAATCAGCAGTCGATTTCAAGCCCACCATCTTCCTCCAAACTTTAGCACGACATTACATTCATCAGCAAACATACAGCAGCAAAAATTTGAGCCCAATTCTCTTTAATACTAAGCCCAAAACCTATTCTTCAACGAAGCAACCCAACCCACTTCTTGAagcccaaaaaataaaataaaaattcaataccCAACAACAATATGCGTACGTACAACAAGACCGACCCGCTCCACCCTCGCGTCTTCTTCCTCAACAGAACTCGCGAGAGCCCATACAATATCCATGCCCGAAGACTCTTCTCCAGCATACGATTAACATCAATAGCTACTCCAAACGGCGCAACAGTACACCTGCGCAGCCGCGTCCCGTCCTCTTTTCCCCCTTTTGCGGAAGTCACATTTTTTCCCCATCTTTCACGGTTAGTCTTggaaaagagaaaaggaaagtTCTAATTTTCTCTTGAAATTTTCCAACAAATTTGCCCTAAATCTTTCCCTATAAATACCCCTTTACACTCAGAAATGAGGGACAAGAGTTGAGCTTTGCTTTAAAGCAATTGCCACTTCtacacttcaaatttttatatctAACTTTCTAATTCTAAGTTTTGAGAAGATCGACGCTAGAATTTTCCTGGTTTACTGTTCATATTCGAAACTCGTGATAGAAGAATCACCCCTCTCAAGATCGTTTGTCCCAGTCACTGCTCACCAAAAGGTAACCTCTTCACATTATTTATCTCGACTTAATATCTACGAGATTCTGAAATCTCTATTTCTGTTTGGCTGCTGCTGGTCCTatgagaaatttatttttatgcaaCCAATATTCTGATCTTATCAGTATTGTAGTAATGTTCTTGCTAAGATTCTCAACCTTATTCGTATTCGTTCAAATCTTAAATTCTTGCATAAGTTTCATGTGCTCTTGTTTTGGTTTAAGCTTTTCAAAGTAACACTCCTCCCGACTTcagtccattttactttagattATAGTGATTTCTTTATGTTATTATGACGAGTTATTTTGTGTCTTAATCTGCGATATTTTTGGCGCTATTTCAGTTTAAGTCGTTGTGTTGTTTAGTTTAGAAAATATGATCTATTGGGTTTGTTTTGATCTCTTAATCATAGAGTGTCCAATTTTTGGTTGCAATTGTTATACTCATTTGAAATCGATTCATACATAGCTTAATAATCTTAATCCATgtctttttttgtatttattttgcatAGTGTGAATTCACTCCATGCTCATTTCGTCTCTAGTACCTTAGAAATTTTTTCCTGTATATTTCCTGCttaatatatgttattaaaATATGCATTCAAATGCTTTTAGTGTATTATTTCTACTTTGAAAGCTAATATGCTTTTCATGTTTAGGTGTAATGATTATTTGAACTAGTTAATACAAAGGTTTGAAGGTGTACCAATGTTCTCactataatatgattttatcttgattaatttttaCCCGATATTGCACCTGTTATGAGACTAGTTTGAATAGGTCGACTGATCATCATGCTCTTTTGTttcatatctattttattaCTTAGGACTTCCTTTTTTTGAAGTCTCGAAACATCCTTATGAAACTTGGATAAATCTTTGTCTCATTCTGTTTGGAATAGTTTGTCATTCATTTGGTTTCAACTATGTTGGCTATTGACTTTAGTTTTTTCTCTATTGTCTGTGTGTGTTCCTTTGGTCCTGACCTTCTCAATTATGTTAACCTCTCGTAAAGTCTATAACTTATTGTTCTTGCTTGATAGGATTGATGTTTATGTCTCTTGGGATTAACCCATGATTTACAtctttaaatttcaaaacaGCTAGCCCCTGTAAGTTATCTGCGTGTTCCTCCATTCGGCTTCATTTCTGTTTCTTGTCATGATAAATTTTTGGACAGTTGTTTCTCATTTTGTGTTCACTTTTCTATCATGTCCAACTTAAGCATTTTTCCAACTTGCTTGTTTagctttgtttttgttctttagGACAAATGCTCCATGATAAAATGATTTCCTCCCAAGTTAAATGTCTATTCCTATTTCAAAATTTAGTCGCTGCTTGGTAACCTTTTCTGGATACATGTGATTATTCTGTCTTTTAGCTTAGCATGGACTGTTAACGTTTTTTTTGGCTCCTAATCCCCTGGGTTCTTTCTAGGAAAAATTACTCGCaggaatattttttataaataaatactttttatttattaccatttatattaatactatgttaaatttgcaatatgtattaaaagtgaattaagtatgaaaatatatatgtattataactatttttaaaaatatattataattgtttggtaaaaaattgaaacattgtattataagtgtattaaaatgtgtggtaaatgtattatccatcaatacaacttgtattatatgtgaataataaattgttttttgtaatatgaattaaaagtgtattaaaaatgtattaaatgtgaaaaaataaaaaaaatgttattgttataaattgtaaatattttttatttgtagtatatttatataagtttccctttctttatatatatatatatatatatatatatatatatatatatatatgtatgtatgtatgtgtatatatattgtttttgcaATTAGTATTAAATAAAGTTGTCCTAACCTTGTTGGGTTCAACTGTTAGTGTCATTCCTTATCATGTTTTGATTATTAAATGGGTTGGATACCATATGTATTGTTATGGACATTAAGTGCTAACAGTAGtttaaggagaaacttacaaaaattactatatttataGGGTTATTAAAGTTAAATAGCTATAAGTATGATATGTATAAAAAATGACTATATTTTAGCTCTTTTTCTAGCAATATTATTGTATatgctttttatttttctatttatacattgatacaattttaattataatgaaCTAAATCAGGAAATtgtatgaattgtatgaattcaaattagtgtctttatttataaaatttaaagtattaaTATATCAAGCATACAAGTATTTGTAAAAACATaatgtattaatatattaaacaagataaagtataacaattcaacatatgaacacgataattttaaaaatgaatacattgttgttaaacaaaaaatgaaaacacTAATATAGTATACATATGAACA is part of the Solanum lycopersicum chromosome 1, SLM_r2.1 genome and harbors:
- the LOC104644346 gene encoding uncharacterized protein; amino-acid sequence: MDVIEPIEHAASNGHRYVLVAIDYFTEWAKDASYKAICEQFKITPRNSTAYRPQMNGVVEATTKNIKRILRKIIDNYKCWHENLPYALVGYCTTIQTSTGATPYLLVYGTEAVIPTEVEIPSLRIIQKYELSDAERIRDQYEQCTLTDEKK